Sequence from the Corallococcus soli genome:
TTCGCGAAGGGGGTGACGCTGCACCGGCTGGGGTTGTTCGGCCAGGCGGACCTGTCCATGCAGCACACGCTCGACGTGCTCGGCTACCTGCACGCGCGGCGGAGGTATGACCTGGTGTGGGGGCACTACCTGTACCCGCCGGGCTTCCTCGCGGTGGTGTTCGCGAAGAGCGCGGGGCTGGCGTCCGTGCTCAGCGCGCGGGGCAACGACGTGGATCAGCTCATGTTCCCGCCCGGGGACTTCGCCCGCCTGCTCTGGACGCTGGAGCGGGCGGACGTGCTGACCGCGGCGTCCGCGGACCTGGGCCGCAAGATGGCGGTGCTCCTGGGGAGGGACCCCGGCGTGGAGGTCATCCCCAACGCGGTGGACACGGCGCTGTTCTCACCGGGGCCCGGGGACGCGGCCCTGCGCGAGCGGCTGGGCATCGCGGCGGACGAGGTGGTGCTCGGCTTCTCCGGAGAGCTGCGCCACAAGAAGGGGCTGCCGTTCCTGCTCGCCGCGCTCACCGAGGTGCGGCGCGTGCGCCCCGCCTGCCTGCTGGTGATTGGCGAGGTGCGCGCCCGGGACGCGGAGCACCTCCTGTCGTACCGGGCGGAGCACCCGGAGGCCGCGGCGCGCATCGTCGTCTCCGGCGCGCTGGAGTCCCCCGCGCTCATCGCCGAGCACCTGCGGCTGTGTGACGTCTATCTCCAGCCGTCGCTGTGGGAGGGCATGCCCAACGCGCTGCTGGAGGCGATGGCGTGCGCGCGCCCCGTCATCGCGAGCGACGCGGGCGGCATCCCGGAGGCGGTGGACAGCGGCAAGAACGGCTTCCTCGTGCCCAAGGCGCTGTTGAACCACCTGGGGCAGGCGTGCCTGGACGTGCTGGGGATGCCCGCCTCCGAGCGCGAGGCGCTGGGGCGCGCGGCCCGGGAGCGCGTCGTGGCGCGCTTTCAGGCGGACGCGGAGGCGGCGGTGCTGGAGCGGGTGCTGGCGCGCGCGATGCCCAGGTCGTCCGCGTAGGCGCTCACCAGCGCCTGCTGCGCGCGGCCCCACGGGAAGTCGCGCTCCACGCGGGCGCGGGCGCGGGCGCTGAGCGCTGGGCCCAGGGTGGGGGTGGCGAGCAGCGTCTTCACCGCCTCCGCGATGGCCTTGGGCGAGCCCGGGCGGATGCGGAAGACCTCCGTGTCCTCCGCGAGGGCGCGCACCACGGGCAGGTCGCTGGCGATGACGGGCGTGCCGGTGGCCATGGCTTCGAGCAGCTTCAGCGGGCAGCAGCCCTGCACGCAGTTGCGGTCGTTCACCGGCAGGGGGACGAGCACGGCGTCACAGGCGTGGTGGAGCCGGGCGAGGTCCTCCTGCGGCAGCGGTTCGAGCAGCTCCACCGCGCCCTGCAGGAGCAGGTCGCCGCACCGGTCCAGGAGCGCGCGGCGCGCGTGCTTGCGCAGCGGGCCCACCAGCGTGAGGACGACGGGCAGGTCGCGCAGGAGCAGGCGGCAGGCGTCCAGCGCGTGGTGCACGCCCTGCCACGCCGTCATGGTGCCGCTGTAGAGCAGGCGCACGGGACGGCCGGGTTCGGGGGCGCGTGGCGGGGCGTAATGGAACACGTCCAGGTCCACGCCATTGGGGATGACGCGCAGGCGCGCGGGATCCGCGCCGCGCGACAGCAGGTGCTCCGCGGTGACGGCGCTGGGGGTGACGAGCAGGTCCGCGGCCTGGAGGCAGGCGGCCTCCTGCGCGAGCAGCTTGCCCATGAGCTCCGCGTCGTCCGCGACGTCCGGGTGGTGGTACTTGAGCTCGATGGAGGGCAGGCCGTTGACCTCGTACACGAGGGCATCCGTGAGGGACGCCTTGCGCCGGGCGATGGGGTAGCCCTCGAAGATGGAGCGCACGTGCACGACCTTCGCGCGCGGCCGGCCCTGCCACCACGCGCCCAGGTGCGCGCGGAACGTGAGCGCCTGGGCGACCAGGTCTTTTCCGCGAGCGTCCAGCGGGTGGTACGTGACGTTTGGGCCCAGGGCCGGAGCGGGGGCACCAGGGGCTTCACCAATGGCCACGAGGTCCAGCGGGCCGAACGCGGCGCCCAGCGCCTCCACGAAGGCGCGGATGTGCACGGCCGCGCCCTTGGGGGCGGGGAAGCGGTCGAAGGACGCGTAGACGATTCCGGAGGAGGACACGGGAGGAGGTGCTACCGCGATGGGGGCGCGACGGCAAACGGGGCAGGTGCTGCCCTCGCGAGGAGGTGGCGCGATATAGGGCGGGCCATGCGACCGTTCCTGTCGTTCATCCTGGTGCTGTGCGCGCTCGTCCTGTCCCCTCCTGCTTCCGCGCAACCCGTGCAGGTCGTCGTCACCGGGGCGCCCATCGCGCCGCTTCCGGACGGGCCGGGGACGGGGCTCTGCTCGGTGTCGAGCCGCTCGCAGAGTCCCGCGTCCGACTTCCCGCAGAGCACGACGAACTACGTCGGGGGCATCAACGCCTTCCTGGAAACGAACCGGACCCGGTGGATCACCTCCGTGCTCCGCGCGGACGCGGACCTGTCGAACAACCTCGACGATGGGCGGACGCTGGGCCAGGGCGACTTCACCGGAGGCTGTGGCGCTGGAGGTTGTGACTTCGCGTACAGCGACGCGTCCATCGCCTTCGCCACCCGCCTGCGCGGCTTCATCGCCATCACGCAGGCGCAGGTGGGCAAGTCCCTGCACTTCGGTTTCTATGCCGACGACTCCGTCAGCCTGACGCTCTACGACCGCGCCGCCGGGGCGTACCCGGTGGTGGTGCATCCGCCGAGGCTGGGGATCCCCACCTGGCGCCTGACGAACACGGTCGTCTTCCAGCAGGCCGGCCTGTATGGCGTGGAGGTGCTCCACACGCAGGTCGCTGAGCATGCGGCGCTGGAGTTGTCGTTGTTCGAAGGCACCTTCACGGACTTCGCGCGGCCCGCGAACCAGCTTCCTTTCGTCAACCTGCGGACCGAAGGGTTCGCGCTCATCGCGCCCGAGCAGTTCCACCAGGCGGAGTCGGGCGGGGCCTCCTTCTCGAACGTCGACCAGTGCGCCCAGTGCAGTCGACAGGAGGCGAACACGGCCGGGAATGGCGGCTGTGGGACGGGTTACCGCTGCAATGCCGCCGCGCTGTGTGCTCCCTGTGATTCGGCGGCGTCCTGCGGAGCGTCCTGCTCACCGTGCGGGGCGAGCACGCCGTTCTGCTCTGACGCGTTCGAGGACTTCCGATGCGTGCAGTGCCGTACGGCCGACGACTGCCCGTCCCCGGACGCGTGCCACACCACGGGCTGCTCGGGGAGCGCGACCTGCTCCTCCTCTCCGGTCCCGGACGGAACGGAGTGTCCGGGAGGAACCTGCCAGGACGGTACGTGCGAGTCTTTCGACGCGGGGACTCCGGATGCGGGAGACGCGGGCATGGACGGAGGTGGCTCGGAGCCCGGTGAGGATGCGGGCAGCCTGGATGGCTCGGTGTCGGAGCCTGACGGTGGCGCGACAGGGTCTTCGGATGCCGGTGCGGCGGTGGACGCGGGCTCCCGTGATGCCGGCTCGTCGTGGGAGGATGAAGGGGCGGACATCTCATCCTGTGGTTGTGGAAGTGGCGCGTCGGGTCTGGCCCCCATGGCCCTGCTGGGACTGGCGCTCTTCGCGCGACGGAGCCGGAGACACTCAGCGCGGCATCACTGAAGCGCGGTGAGGCGGTGCAGCCCGCCTGTCGTGGGGCTGCCGCTGGGGTCAGGCTTCTTCGTCTGGGAGCAGCGTGCGCAGGAGTTCGTCGTCGGGGCCGAGGGGGCGCCAACCGGGGGGCGGTGGATGGGAAAGGAGCGCATCGCCGGCCTGGCTTACGCGCTCCTTATGGGTTTCTGGGGTGTAGGAGCCCCATCGGGCGAGCGCCATCGCCACCTCGAAACGATTTTTGTCGTCAACGACTGTCGGCCAGCCGTTGGAGAAGTCTTCCGCCAACTCGCGCACGAACATATCTCGCACCAAGCGCGTGACCTGACGTCGTTGCTCTGCTTCTCCGAGCAAGCCGCTGAATACCTGCACTGCGGCAACATCGTCCTTCCCCAACTCATCGGCCAGGACATAGAGCGGGACCGCAGGATGGGCATCGGCGAAAGCGGTGAGCGAGTCGTAACCACGCTCACGGACCCTCTCGTACAAGCGGGCCCGCACGTTGCCCTCCCAAGGGTGTCTGGCAGTCACTGGCCCCTCCGGGAGGTGAAGTTCATCGGAATCTTATAGTCCCGCATCCTCCTTGCGACGACCTTCAGGATCTCGTTTCGGGTCAACATCCGACCTGCCTTGAGCTCTGCGTCGCGAAGATCCCCCATGATCATCTGGTTCCACTCTCCGGGCCAGGAACGCCCTTGGCGCCAGTTCCCGCCGCCGTGAATGGCCTCATGGTGCGCCTGCTCCATCCTGACGCAGAACTGGTCGATATCCATGGCGCCCTTGAACCCGCGCTTCTCGAACCACTCACGGTGCTCCTGGGGCAGGACGTGGTGCTTCGGCGCGTCGGACATGCCGGCTCCGGCCCTTCCGGATTCGTGCATGGCGCGAACCTCGGGACTGTCGCCCAGCGCGTCGCGCACCCCCTGGGGCAGGTCCCGGTTCGACTGCGCCATCAGCACCTGACCGGCGTGGATGCGAATGGCGGAGCTGACGGCGGGAGCGGAGATGACGCCCGCCTGCACGAGCCTGCGCATCATCTCCACCCATTCGGCGGAGACGACCAGGCGTGAGCCCGTCATCACTCCGCCCGAACCCATCATGAGGCCCACCCCCAGCGTGGCGGGCGCCGCGGGCGGAAGCCGTGGCAGCGACACCCTCAGCGTCGAAACCAGCGTGAGCATCTCCATGAACTGCGCCACCGCGATGACCTTGCCGGCGCGCTCCGTCGCCATGCGCGCCCCCTCCCGGATGGAATGGAACTCGCGGGTGAGCTGCGCCATCACGCCGGGAAGTGCGCGTGCGGTGGCTTCGACCTGCCCAGGCTCCATCGATGCGAGCGCCGCCATGGAGGGCTCGATCAACTTCTGCACGCGGTCCATGTCCACGAACAGCTGCTCCGGGCTGTAGACGGGACACTGCCCGCGCACGACGTCCGCGAGGTGGAGGAAGTCGAGCCAGGCCGCGAGCAACATGGCGCCCGACATGGCGGCCTGGAGACGTGGGCCCGTCATCCGGAGCAGGGCTCCCTCCAGCTCCGCGTCCTCGACCGACCCGGAGGTATTCGCGAGCAGGGTGGCGCTGCCCAGCGCACCCTGGAGCCAGGGCAACTGGTTGGAGCCGTAGGCGATGTAGCGGGTGAAGACATCGTGTGACTGGTACGCCGCGAGCTTGGGAATCGAGCGGGAGAAAGTGCCCGTGGACGCCTTCACTTCGGCGATGGCATCAAGGACCGCCTGCCGTGTCGGTTCCGCGTCCGGAGCGTCCCTGGGGGACTGGCGGCGTGACGGATGCTCCGTGAGTGAGACGGAGGATGCGCGGGAAGAGGAAGGCCATGTGGCCCCTGTCTGGTGCAAGGTGGTCCCTCGCTCAGGCACGGAGGTGCAGCCCGCGACCCACAGCGCAAGGCCCAAAAGGAAGACATTGGAGCGGAGACGTTGTTCCAGGGGTTCCCGGCAGTGATGCGCAGCGCTTCTGCTCTGCCATCGCCATCCCGCCCCACTTTCCTGCATCCGCATGTGCGCTCCCGAGAATGCCCACGACAGCGGCATCAAAGGGCGCACGTCTGACGTTCAGCGCCCATCGCACGCGTCCAACGAGTTCGTGCAAGATGGCGCGCATGTTCATGAGCACCGTGGTGATGGTGGCGCTGGTCGCGGCGCCCGCTGCTGCTCCGACTTCAAAGTCGGCCCCAGCAGAATCGCGGACATGGAAGGTGACCGGCACGGACGTGACGTTCGTGCAGTCCCCGAAGGACCTGCGCGCCCT
This genomic interval carries:
- a CDS encoding glycosyltransferase family 4 protein; this translates as MSSSGIVYASFDRFPAPKGAAVHIRAFVEALGAAFGPLDLVAIGEAPGAPAPALGPNVTYHPLDARGKDLVAQALTFRAHLGAWWQGRPRAKVVHVRSIFEGYPIARRKASLTDALVYEVNGLPSIELKYHHPDVADDAELMGKLLAQEAACLQAADLLVTPSAVTAEHLLSRGADPARLRVIPNGVDLDVFHYAPPRAPEPGRPVRLLYSGTMTAWQGVHHALDACRLLLRDLPVVLTLVGPLRKHARRALLDRCGDLLLQGAVELLEPLPQEDLARLHHACDAVLVPLPVNDRNCVQGCCPLKLLEAMATGTPVIASDLPVVRALAEDTEVFRIRPGSPKAIAEAVKTLLATPTLGPALSARARARVERDFPWGRAQQALVSAYADDLGIARASTRSSTAASASA
- a CDS encoding DUF2380 domain-containing protein, which gives rise to MKASTGTFSRSIPKLAAYQSHDVFTRYIAYGSNQLPWLQGALGSATLLANTSGSVEDAELEGALLRMTGPRLQAAMSGAMLLAAWLDFLHLADVVRGQCPVYSPEQLFVDMDRVQKLIEPSMAALASMEPGQVEATARALPGVMAQLTREFHSIREGARMATERAGKVIAVAQFMEMLTLVSTLRVSLPRLPPAAPATLGVGLMMGSGGVMTGSRLVVSAEWVEMMRRLVQAGVISAPAVSSAIRIHAGQVLMAQSNRDLPQGVRDALGDSPEVRAMHESGRAGAGMSDAPKHHVLPQEHREWFEKRGFKGAMDIDQFCVRMEQAHHEAIHGGGNWRQGRSWPGEWNQMIMGDLRDAELKAGRMLTRNEILKVVARRMRDYKIPMNFTSRRGQ
- the traA gene encoding outer membrane exchange protein TraA family protein, producing MRPFLSFILVLCALVLSPPASAQPVQVVVTGAPIAPLPDGPGTGLCSVSSRSQSPASDFPQSTTNYVGGINAFLETNRTRWITSVLRADADLSNNLDDGRTLGQGDFTGGCGAGGCDFAYSDASIAFATRLRGFIAITQAQVGKSLHFGFYADDSVSLTLYDRAAGAYPVVVHPPRLGIPTWRLTNTVVFQQAGLYGVEVLHTQVAEHAALELSLFEGTFTDFARPANQLPFVNLRTEGFALIAPEQFHQAESGGASFSNVDQCAQCSRQEANTAGNGGCGTGYRCNAAALCAPCDSAASCGASCSPCGASTPFCSDAFEDFRCVQCRTADDCPSPDACHTTGCSGSATCSSSPVPDGTECPGGTCQDGTCESFDAGTPDAGDAGMDGGGSEPGEDAGSLDGSVSEPDGGATGSSDAGAAVDAGSRDAGSSWEDEGADISSCGCGSGASGLAPMALLGLALFARRSRRHSARHH
- a CDS encoding NUDIX hydrolase; protein product: MRARLYERVRERGYDSLTAFADAHPAVPLYVLADELGKDDVAAVQVFSGLLGEAEQRRQVTRLVRDMFVRELAEDFSNGWPTVVDDKNRFEVAMALARWGSYTPETHKERVSQAGDALLSHPPPPGWRPLGPDDELLRTLLPDEEA
- a CDS encoding glycosyltransferase, which gives rise to MASGPRVLLLAERFPPDIGGLARSGARTAGSLVRLGARVDVVAWTRAASPGALETVEDAGEVSPFAKGVTLHRLGLFGQADLSMQHTLDVLGYLHARRRYDLVWGHYLYPPGFLAVVFAKSAGLASVLSARGNDVDQLMFPPGDFARLLWTLERADVLTAASADLGRKMAVLLGRDPGVEVIPNAVDTALFSPGPGDAALRERLGIAADEVVLGFSGELRHKKGLPFLLAALTEVRRVRPACLLVIGEVRARDAEHLLSYRAEHPEAAARIVVSGALESPALIAEHLRLCDVYLQPSLWEGMPNALLEAMACARPVIASDAGGIPEAVDSGKNGFLVPKALLNHLGQACLDVLGMPASEREALGRAARERVVARFQADAEAAVLERVLARAMPRSSA